Proteins from a genomic interval of Diceros bicornis minor isolate mBicDic1 chromosome 34, mDicBic1.mat.cur, whole genome shotgun sequence:
- the ZNF135 gene encoding zinc finger protein 135 — MPAHLSEWLPRYSSHCTGRRSPRSLVHALWPWSPSSGGRSSSRGRVRLLGLVRDLGPPVPLTPHHASVTPRIKILPENARSRKPLGHWLLKPDVVSQLEQAVEPWAVDKGVPRGVCPDLETRPKTKLSAPKQDITEEIPNRVLVERLFWDSLWCPEQGDAEGHWEQSHESLDGCVVQAAFTPEEMPFQEQQEGNALGENSGLSPSLLTQPMTPERQGPHMWGTHGKRENLDSKLNAQQKTYAREKPYECQECGKAFSHSSALIEHHRTHTGERPYQCHECRKGFRNSSALTKHQRIHTGEKPYKCTQCGRTFNQIAPLIQHQRTHTGEKPYECSECGKSFSFRSSFSQHERTHTGEKPYECNECGKAFRQSIHLTQHLRIHTGEKPYQCGECGKAFSHSSSLAKHQRIHTGEKPYECHECGKAFTQITPLIQHQRTHTGEKPYECNECGKAFSQSTLLTEHRRIHTGEKPYGCNECGKTFSHSSSLSQHERTHTGEKPYECSQCGKAFRQSTHLTQHQRIHTGEKPYECGDCGKAFSHSSSLTKHQRIHTGEKPYECNACGRAFSQLAPLIQHQRIHTGEKPYECTKCGRAFSQSSLLIEHQRIHTKEKPYGCNECGKSFSHSSSLSQHERTHTGEKPYECQDCGKSFRQSTHLTQHRRIHTGEKPYECRDCGKAFTHSSSLTKHQRTHTGLDPLDMCDDTGKS; from the exons ATGCCCGCACACCTGTCTGAGTGGCTCCCGCGGTACAGCAGCCACTGCACCGGGCGG CGTTCCCCCAGAAGCCTGGTTCATGCCCTCTGGCCCTGGTCGCCCTCCTCGGGTGGCAGAAGTTCCAGCAGAGGCCGAGTCCGCCTGTTGGGCCTGGTCCGGGACCTGGGGCCCCCTGTGCCCCTGACTCCCCATCATGCATCCGTGACCCCCAGGATCAAG ATCCTTCCAGAAAATGCCAGAAGCAGAAAACCATTGG GACACTGGCTCCTGAAGCCAGACGTCGTCTCCCAGCTGGAGCAGGCAGTGGAGCCGTGGGCAGTGGACAAGGGCGTTCCCCGAGGTGTGTGCCCAG aCTTGGAAACTAGACCCAAAACCAAACTGTCAGCTCCAAAACAAGACATCACTGAAGAAATACCCAATAGGGTCCTGGTAGAAAGGCTCTTCTGGGATAGTCTGTGGTGCCCTGAGCAGGGAGATGCCGAGGGCCACTGGGAACAGAGTCATGAGAGCCTAGATGGCTGTGTGGTGCAGGCGGCCTTCACACCTGAGGAGATGCCCTTTCAGGAGCAGCAGGAGGGGAATGCGCTTGGGGAAAACAGCGGTCTGAGCCCCAGCCTCCTAACTCAGCCAATGACTCCTGAAAGACAAGGCCCCCACATGTGGGGGACACATGGAAAGAGGGAGAATCTGGACTCAAAGTTAAATGCCCAACAGAAAACCTATGCAAGAGAGAAACCCTACGAGTGTCAGGAATGTGGAAAGGCCTTTAGTCACAGCTCAGCACTCATCGAACACCACCGAACACACACGGGAGAGAGACCTTATCAATGTCACGAATGCAGAAAAGGTTTCCGAAACAGCTCGGCACTTACAAAACACCAGAGAATccatactggtgagaaaccttATAAGTGCACTCAGTGTGGGAGGACCTTCAACCAGATCGCCCCACTGATCCAGCACCAGAGAACTCACACTGGCGAGAAGCCCTacgagtgcagtgaatgtgggaaatccttcagTTTTAGGTCCTCCTTCAGCCAGCACGAGCGGACACACACAGGCGAGAAGCCCTACGAGTGCAACGAGTGCGGGAAAGCCTTCCGGCAGAGCATCCACCTCACCCAGCACCTGCGCATCCAcactggggagaaaccctatCAGTGTGGAGAGTGCGGCAAGGCCTTCAGCCACAGCTCCTCCTTGGCCAAACACCAGCGGATCCACACCGGGGAGAAGCCCTATGAGTGCCACGAGTGTGGCAAAGCCTTCACCCAGATCACACCGCTGATTCAGCATCAGAGGACGCACACGGGAGAGAAGCCCTATGAGTGTAATGAGTGCGGGAAGGCCTTCAGCCAGAGCACACTCTTGACGGAGCATCGGAGGAttcacacaggagagaagccCTATGGGTGCAATGAGTGTGGGAAAACTTTCAGTCACAGCTCGTCACTCAGCCAGCATGAGCGGAcgcacacaggagagaaaccctacgAGTGCAGCCAGTGCGGGAAGGCCTTCCGGCAGAGCACACACCTCACTCAGCATCAGAGAATCCACACGGGGGAGAAGCCCTATGAGTGTGGTGACTGCGGCAAGGCCTTCAGTCATAGCTCCTCGCTAACTAAGCATCAGCGAATCCACACCGGGgagaagccctatgaatgtaatgCCTGTGGCAGAGCCTTCAGCCAGCTTGCCCCCCTCATTCAGCACCAGAGGATCcacacaggagaaaaaccctACGAATGTACCAAGTGTGGCAGAGCCTTCAGCCAGAGCTCCCTTCTCATAGAGCACCAGAGGATTCACACCAAGGAAAAGCCCTATGGGTGCAAcgaatgtgggaaatccttcagTCACAGCTCATCGCTCAGCCAGCACGAAAGGACACACACGGGGGAAAAGCCCTACGAGTGTCAGGACTGTGGAAAATCCTTCAGGCAGAGCACCCACCTGACTCAGCACCGGAGGATCCACACAGGAGAGAAGCCGTATGAGTGCAGGgactgtgggaaagccttcacacacagctcctccctcaCCAAGCACCAGAGAACTCATACTGGGTTAGACCCGCTCGACATGTGCGACGACACGGGAAAGTCTTAA